A region from the Chrysoperla carnea chromosome 4, inChrCarn1.1, whole genome shotgun sequence genome encodes:
- the LOC123297523 gene encoding GILT-like protein 1 — protein sequence MFLKIYFCVLITLFVTITSTSAKKPTVSVYYEALCYDSQQFYTKQFYPTYIKLGAYFNVDLLPYGKATHSNQTGKWVFNCQHGPNECFANTVQACVLHDEKASEEQKLKFINCVLSDSNPTYAGSKCGKESDLYWATIDTCSKTEEGANYLAQYGDRTHAVRPNISFVPTIIFNSVYNQELQNKALKNFEEVLCSQLSEPKPAECGKFV from the exons ATGTtcctcaaaatatatttctgtgTTTTAATTACATTGTTTGTGACTATTACGTCAACATCAGCA aaaaaaccaACAGTTTCTGTTTATTATGAAGCATTATGTTATGATAGTCAACAATTTTACACCAAGCAATTTTATCCGACATACATTAAACTAGGAGCATATTTCAATGTGGATCTGTTACCATATGGTAAAGCTACG CACTCCAATCAAACAGGAAAATGGGTTTTCAACTGCCAACACGGGCCGAATGAGTGTTTTGCAAATACTGTACAAGCTTGCGTATTACATGATGAAAAAGCTTCTGAAGAACAAAAACTTAAGTTTATTAACTGCGTTTTAAGCGATTCCAATCCAACTTATGCAGGATCCAAG TGTGGAAAAGAAAGTGATTTATATTGGGCTACTATTGATACTTGTTCTAAGACAGAAGAAGGTGCTAATTATTTAGCCCAATATGGCGATCGTACACATGCAGTGAGGCCAAACATATCATTTGTTcctacaattatatttaatagc GTTTACAATCAAGAATTGCAaaataaagcattaaaaaattttgaagaagtgTTATGTTCCCAACTATCAGAACCAAAACCAGCCGAATgtggaaaatttgtataa